The following proteins are co-located in the Macadamia integrifolia cultivar HAES 741 chromosome 3, SCU_Mint_v3, whole genome shotgun sequence genome:
- the LOC122074257 gene encoding beta-xylosidase/alpha-L-arabinofuranosidase 1-like, giving the protein MKIDMSSLRFCDKSLPYEVRAKDLIDRMTLEEKVAQLGDKAMGVQRLNLPGYEWWSEALHGVSDVGPGTRFDQTVPAATSFPTVILTTSSFNETLWKTIGEVVSDEARAMYNLGLAGLTFWSPTINVIRDPRWGRITETPGEDPYVVGRYAVNYVRGLQDVKGYEKTRNPNSRPLKVGACCKHFAAYDVDNWKGVDRYHFDAEVTERDMVETFLQPFKMCVKDGDVASVMCSYNRVNGIPVCADPKLLNGTIRQHWNLNGYIVADCDSIEVMVNGHKYLNDTPVEAVGQALKAGMDLDCGKYYPKYATQAVKQGKVTEAEIDASLKNLIIVLLRLGWFDGNPGGYSGLGKNDICSPSHLELSAEAARQGIVLLKNDKNTLPLIIGIGRPKFAIVGPHANSTRSMIGNYSGVTCHYSKPIDAIAEYGDVVYAPGCQGVKCPNGDGINQAVQISKQADATFIFVGLDLSVEAESLDRNDLNFPGFQKALITQISEAATKPVIVVIFSAGGIDISFLQQNPKVQAIVWVGYPGAGGGRAIADVIFGKYNPAGRLPITWYPASYVDELPMTSMPLRPVPESKYPGRTYKFYNGSTIYPFGYGLSYTTFKYAIKSATNPITLNLARFQQCKQLQFLDGRRTDCPAVLVDESHCTQTVMVKAKVTNTGKRDGAHVVFVYSIPPSGIVGAPIKRLIAFKRVFVVAGTSQIVPFKLNACHDFSIVADDAYELLPSGQHTIVVGNGDDAVSAQIAIGFNHN; this is encoded by the exons ATGAAAATTGATATGAGCAGTTTACGCTTCTGTGACAAGAGCCTTCCTTACGAGGTACGAGCCAAGGACTTGATAGATCGAATGACACTGGAAGAGAAGGTGGCACAGCTTGGCGACAAAGCCATGGGAGTGCAGCGCTTAAACCTACCAGGGTACGAGTGGTGGTCGGAGGCACTCCATGGTGTTTCAGACGTCGGTCCCGGCACTCGTTTCGATCAAACTGTGCCTGCAGCCACCAGCTTTCCCACTGTTATCCTCACCACCTCCTCTTTTAACGAGACCTTGTGGAAAACCATAGGCGAG GTCGTATCGGATGAAGCAAGAGCTATGTACAATTTAGGATTGGCTGGATTGACGTTTTGGAGTCCAACCATTAACGTTATTAGAGATCCAAGGTGGGGGAGAATTACAGAAACACCTGGGGAAGATCCTTATGTGGTTGGACGTTATGCTGTTAATTATGTAAGAGGCCTACAAGATGTGAAAGGTTATGAGAAAACTAGGAACCCAAACTCAAGGCCTCTCAAGGTTGGAGCATGTTGTAAACACTTTGCAGCCTACGATGTCGATAATTGGAAGGGGGTTGATCGCTACCATTTTGATGCAGAG GTGACAGAGAGGGATATGGTGGAGACctttcttcaaccatttaagATGTGCGTAAAAGATGGGGATGTAGCTAGTGTCATGTGTTCATATAATCGAGTCAATGGCATACCAGTTTGTGCTGATCCCAAGCTCTTGAATGGGACAATCAGGCAGCACTGGAATCTCAATGG TTACATTGTTGCTGATTGTGATTCCATTGAAGTTATGGTTAACGGCCACAAATATCTTAATGATACACCAGTAGAGGCTGTTGGCCAAGCACTCAAAGCCG GGATGGATCTAGATTGCGGGAAATACTACCCAAAATATGCAACACAAGCAGTGAAGCAAGGGAAGGTGACTGAAGCTGAAATCGATGCTTCTCTAAAGAACCTTATCATTGTTCTATTGAGACTTGGGTGGTTTGATGGTAACCCTGGTGGGTACTCAGGACTAGGGAAGAACGACATATGTTCTCCATCGCATCTCGAGCTCTCGGCTGAGGCTGCAAGGCAGGGCATCGTCTTGCTAAAAAATGATAAGAACACTTTGCCATTGATCATTGGCATTGGACGACCCAAGTTCGCCATTGTTGGACCCCATGCAAATTCTACCAGATCAATGATTGGTAACTAT AGTGGTGTAACATGTCATTACTCAAAACCAATCGATGCGATCGCCGAGTATGGAGACGTGGTCTATGCACCAGGATGCCAAGGTGTGAAATGCCCAAATGGTGATGGGATCAATCAAGCAGTACAAATCTCGAAGCAAGCTGATGCAACCTTCATCTTTGTGGGTCTGGACCTCTCGGTTGAGGCTGAGAGCTTGGATAGAAATGACCTCAACTTCCCTGGCTTTCAGAAGGCACTCATCACCCAAATCAGTGAAGCTGCCACCAAGCCAGTCATTGTTGTCATTTTCTCTGCAGGAGGCATTGACATCTCCTTCTTACAGCAAAACCCCAAGGTTCAAGCCATCGTTTGGGTCGGCTACCCTGGGGCCGGGGGAGGTCGTGCCATTGCAGATGTCATTTTTGGCAAGTACAACCCAG CTGGACGTCTTCCGATTACATGGTACCCGGCGAGTTATGTAGATGAATTGCCAATGACATCAATGCCTTTGAGACCAGTCCCAGAGTCTAAGTACCCAGGAAGAACATACAAGTTCTATAATGGATCAACGATTTATCCCTTCGGTTACGGATTGAGCTACACCACCTTCAAATATGCCATTAAGTCTGCAACAAATCCAATTACTTTGAACCTGGCGCGGTTCCAACAATGCAAGCAACTCCAGTTCTTGGACGGTAGGAGGACAGATTGTCCAGCCGTCTTAGTGGATGAGTCACATTGCACTCAAACAGTGATGGTAAAAGCAAAGGTGACCAACACAGGAAAAAGGGATGGAGCACATGTTGTGTTCGTATACTCTATCCCACCATCTGGCATTGTAGGAGCACCCATTAAGAGACTTATTGCATTCAAGCGAGTGTTTGTAGTAGCAGGAACGTCTCAAATAGTGCCTTTCAAGTTGAATGCATGTCACGATTTTAGCATTGTCGCCGATGATGCTTATGAACTATTGCCGTCAGGGCAACATACGATCGTTGTTGGAAATGGAGATGATGCAGTTTCAGCTCAAATTGCTATCGGTTTTAACCACAATTAG